The region GGGTGGCGGGATCCGGCGCCAGCGTAATCACCTCCGGCGTGGAGGTGCGGCTCAGGAAAATCACCAGCGACAGGATGACCCCCAGATAAATAGCGAATTCCAGGTGCAGGAACAGTGTGGCGAAGAAAGTCACCAGCAAAATCGCGGTTTCCGAGCGACTGACCTGCAGGATTTTTTTTATATGATGAAAATCGACCAGGTTATAGGCGACCAGCAGAATAATCCCGCCCATGGTGGCGATGGGCAAATAGGCCATCAGGGGCGCAATCAGTAATACGATCGCCATCAGAATAATCGCGGCGAAGATGGCCGACATCGGGGTGTACGCCCCGGCGGCGTAGTTGATCCCGGAGCGGGTAAAGGAACCGGATCCGGCGTAACTGGAGAAGAAACTGCCGACCATGTTGGACAGGCCCTGTCCGATAAATTCCTGGTTACCGTCGATTTGCTGATGGGATTTGGCGGCGATCGCGCGGGAAATAGACACCGCCTCGATCAGACCCAGCAGGGCCACGGCAAAGGCCTGCGGGGCCAGTTCCCGAATCGCGGCAAAGGAAAAATCGGGTGAGGACAGTGGCGGCAAATGACCGGGGATCTCGCCAATCATGGCCAGGCCGGCGGCTTCGCCGCCCAGCTCAAGCGCCAGCAGGCTGCCGGCGATCATGGCCAGTAACAGATTGGGCAGGGACGGAAGAAACCGCTTGATCAGGACCGCCACGATCAACGTGAAGGCGGCCACGCCGAACACCAGCGGATCCAGTTGTTCCAGGTGGCTGAACAGATCCATCCAGACATGGACAAAGGACTCGCCTGCAGGCACATGGATGCTGGTGATATGTTTCATCTGACTGGTGGCAATCAGCACGGCCGCGCCGGCGGTAAAGCCGATAACCACCGTGTGCGAGACGAAGTTAACCAGCGTGCCGAGTCGGGCCAGCCCAAAGGCGAACTGGTAGACGCCGGCCAGAAAGGTCAGCGTTAATGCCAGTTGAATAAACTCGGTACTCCCGGGTTCGGCGTGTCCGCTCAGGGTGCTGAACACGACAATGGAAATAGCCGTGGTCGGCCCCGATATCAGATGGCGCGAGGATCCGAACAGTGCGGCAACGATCGGGGTGACCATCGCGGTATACAGGCCGTACTGTGGCGGCAGGCC is a window of Thiohalophilus sp. DNA encoding:
- a CDS encoding SulP family inorganic anion transporter, with the protein product MSTLFDKLFPFLLWWPMVGRHTLRADLIAGLTGAVIVLPQSVAFATIAGLPPQYGLYTAMVTPIVAALFGSSRHLISGPTTAISIVVFSTLSGHAEPGSTEFIQLALTLTFLAGVYQFAFGLARLGTLVNFVSHTVVIGFTAGAAVLIATSQMKHITSIHVPAGESFVHVWMDLFSHLEQLDPLVFGVAAFTLIVAVLIKRFLPSLPNLLLAMIAGSLLALELGGEAAGLAMIGEIPGHLPPLSSPDFSFAAIRELAPQAFAVALLGLIEAVSISRAIAAKSHQQIDGNQEFIGQGLSNMVGSFFSSYAGSGSFTRSGINYAAGAYTPMSAIFAAIILMAIVLLIAPLMAYLPIATMGGIILLVAYNLVDFHHIKKILQVSRSETAILLVTFFATLFLHLEFAIYLGVILSLVIFLSRTSTPEVITLAPDPATPKHSLTNVEKKPLAQCPQLKIIRIDMSIYFGSLTNIQRLLNHISDEEGINHILIISTGINFIDMAGAEMLVQEAQRLKQRGGGLYFTDNKSRVCRFLRKGHFIEAIGEDHFFASKQDAIRHIFDNLNKSTCTRCDKRIFKECETVPEAGPVSSLHPEPKEG